The Streptomyces sp. 11x1 genomic sequence CCCAGGTGACCGTCGATCTCGTCGTGCGTGTCGACCCCCAACCGCTCGACCGGCGTCCGGCCGTCCTCCAACCGCAGGTGTACGACATCGGCGATGTCTACACCATCGATCGGGTTCATGGAGTGGGTGGTGACGATGACGTTCACGTGGGGCAGCGCGCTCCGGTCACGGATGAGCTGCATGGTCTTGTGCTGGTGACCGTAGTCGAGATGCGTGTCCGGCTCGTCGTAGATCACGATCGTCTGCACCGGCGGCGGGGCATCCGCGACAGCCTCGGGCTCGGCGGAGGGATCGACGTCGCCGAACTCCTCGCGCGTGAGCAGCCAGCTGTTCCACTCCCAGATCGCAAGGGAGATACGGCGCGCGCTTCCCAGCCCGGAACGTGCCAGGCCGACGGCTTCGCCCTTCGTACGGGCGATCCGCAGCGGTGCGCCCTCACGCTGGGTCAGATGCCGGTTCAAGGGCCTTCCCCAAAAGACTCACCAGGTGAAGCAGGTCGTCCGCGTCCAGTCGGGCCAAGGGGCTCAGGGGCAGGGTCGCCTCGATCACCACAGACCGCACTCGTCGGCCGTCGTCCGTAAGCGTCACGACGCGGGAACGACGGTCGGCGGGGTCGGTGGAGCGTTCAACGAGACCGCGGCTGGTGAGCTGGTTCATGACGAAACTGAGGTTGGGCGCGTTGCAGTGCAGTCGGTCGGCCAGGTCCTTCATCGAGGGCGGCGCCTCGGCCGGATCGATCGACCAGAGTGCCTGAGCGGTGGCGTGCGTCAGACCGTGTTCGGCCAGGATGCTTGTGATCCGGTCGCTCGTCCGCAGGAAGATCTCCTGGTTCGCCGCCACTGCCGCCTCAAGGATGCTCCGTGTCATGACTTCATCCTACCGTTTTACTTCGAGACTCGAAGTGCTAACTTATTCGAGACTCGAAGTATCGACTCGCTGCGCTCGGTATCCAAGAGCGCCGAGTCGAGGTGCCTGCATCTGTCAAGGCCGACGACAAGAGAGAAGAAATGACCGCGCTGAATGAGCCGCTGCACCTGAGCCATGGCGCTCCACTGCTCAACAGGATCGCGAAGGCCGCAATGGAAGAGTTGCTCGCCGCGCCGGGGCAGTTGCCCGGTGACAAACTCTTCACACTCTATCGGCGTTGGGCCGCCGGAGGAGCGGGACTCCTGATCACCGGGCATGTGATGATCGACGGCAGAGCGGTCGCCCAGCCTGCTGATGTAGTCCTGGAACAGGACACTCCGCTGGAGCCGTTCCAGCGCTGGGCGGCGGCCGGCAAGTCGGCGGGTGGACGAATGTGGATGCAGATCAACCATCCCGGGCGCGTCGTCCCCAAGGACTTAGCCGACACCACCTGGGCCCCGTCCGCGGTGTCCATCGGCGCCGGTCGCTTCTCCAGCATGTACCCGACGCCCCAGCCGATGAGCGCCCAGGAGATCGCCGAGACGGTGGAACGCTTCGCCGTGACCGCGCGGCGAGCCCAGCAAGCCGGCTTCGACGGAGTCGAGATCCACGCCGCCCACGGCTACCTTCTCTCCCAGTTCCTCTCCCCTCTCGTGAACCGGCGCGATGACCGCTGGGGCGGCAATCTGCGCAACCGTGCCCGCCTGCTGCTCGACGTCGTGAGCGCAGTACGGGAACGGGTCGGCACGGACTTCGCCGTGGGAGTGAAACTGAACTCGGCAGACTTTCAGCGCGGTGGATTCGACACTGGTGACGCGCGAGATGTGATCAAGATGCTCGCCGACGAGGGAGCTGACCTGGTAGAGCTGTCCGGTGGCAGTATCGAAAGCCTGGCCACCGCGGGCCCAGGCTTCGCGGCGGACGGTCGTACCCTTGCCCGCGAGGCCTACTTCCTCGAACTCGCCAAGGAGCTTGTCGCCACCTCGCCGCTACCACTGCTGCTGACCGGAGGAATCCGCCGACGCGCCGTCGCCCAACATGTGATCGACTCCGGGTTCGCCATGGCCGGTGTAGCCACTGCGCTGGCCATCAATCCCACACTGCCCGAGCAGTGGCTCGCCGGGAGTGATGCACAGACCCACCCGGCCCGCAGCCGTCTGCGCAACAAGATGCTGGCAGCCGCAGCTGTCCAAGCCGTCACATCGCGGCGACTTGCCCGCCTCGCCGCGGGCAAGTCGTCGGAGACCCCCTACTCTCCGGCCGCCGCCCTGCTCCATGAAACGCTCGTCCGTGCCCGGCGCCGACGCGGCTATCGGAAATGGCGTACGGCCGCCTGAAGCCGGACCGGTTCGTACCGGCCCCTCGGGCACATGCCGTCCTATGAATGGCGTGCATCCTGAAGTTGCTGGTCACGGGTCTGGCGTGAGGGTCGGGAGAACTACTCGCGCAGAGATCTGCTGCCAGTGCGGGCGTCAGGAGCCTGCGGCCTTCCGGGACGAGCAAGGGCCCTGATGCCGGCTCTGCCGGTCGAAGAACCGGGCCGAGCGCTGCGTCTGTCCTGCGTTCCGCGTAATTCGGGGGTTCTGGAGTCCCTGCCGGGCTGGAGGTGCAGGTCAGTGGGCTGGAGGCTGGTGACGCGGGCAGATTCGCCTAGAGACGCGATTCTGCGGATTCGCCTGCGCTGACCTGGAGTTGCTCCGTAGGGTCTGGAGTCGTGTATGTGAAGACGACGAAGCGGGAGAACAAGTCCGGCACGGTCCGGTACCTGCACCTGGCCCACAACGAGTGGGATCCGGTAAAGGGCCGGGCGGTCCCGAAGGTGCTGTTCACGTTCGGCCGTGAGGACGACCTCGACCGGGACGCGGTGAGGCGCCTGGTCGCGTCTCTATCGAGGCTGCTGGAGCCGGGTGAGGCACTGGCGTCGACGGCGGCGGGTGACCTGGAGTTCGTCTCGTCGGTCCCGTTCGGCGGCACCTATGTCCTCGATCATCTCTGGCGGCGGCTGAGGATCGACAGGATCGTCGGGCAGGTCGGGCAGCCCAAACGGGGCCGGCGCCGGGACATGTCGATGACCGAGCGGGTGCTGTTCTCCCTGGTTGCGAACCGGGCCCTGGCTCCGTCGTCCAAGCTGGCCGCCGCGGACTGGGTCACGCACGACGTGCATGTCGAGGGCCTGCCGGCCATCGACGACGACGCCTGCTACCGGGCGATGGACTGGCTCCACGAGGTGACCGACGACCTGGAGAAGCGGGTGTTCGACGAGGTCGCGAACCTCCTCAACCTCGAGGTCGACCTGCTGTTCTTCGACGCCACCAGCACCTACTTCGAACTGGAGGAAGCCGACGGACCCGTCGCCCGCGACGACAAGGGCCGCCTCCTGAGGGACGGCCGCCCACCCGCTGAAGAGGACGGCGAGAGCGCGGATCAGGCCGGATTCCGTGCCTTCGGCAAGTCGAAGGACTCCCGCGACGACCTGCCGCAGATCGTGATCGGGATGGCCGTCACGAGGGACGGGATCCCGGTCCGCGTCTGGTCCTGGCCCGGCAACACCGGTGACAGCAAGCTGATCCGGCAGGTCAAGGACGACATGCGGGACTGGATCCTCAGCAAGATCGTGTGGGTCACCGACCGGGGATTCTCCAGCGAACGCAACCGCCGCTACCTCCGCCAGGGCGACAACGCCTACATCGTCGGCGAGAAACTCCGCTCAGGCAGCCCGGAGGTGAAGGCCGCCCTGTCCCGCCAGGGCCGCTATGGCGAGATCGCCCAGAACATGCGGGTCAAGGAGGTGCGGATCTCCGACACCGAACGGTTCGTGATCTGCCACAACCCCGAAGCCGCCACCCGTGACCAGCACATACGCGAACAGCTCGTCTCCCAGCTCACGACCCTGATCGAAGACACCGACAAGCTCAGCGACTTCAAGCGTGGCGAACTCCGCGGCAAGATCGCCGGCAAGCCCGGCCTCAACCGTTACCTCCGCACCACCCCGTCCGGCAAGCTCCGCATCGACACCGCGAAGATCAAGACCGAGGAGAACCTCGACGGCAAGTACCTGCTGCGATGCTCCGACCCGGACCTGTCCGCCGAGGACATCGCACTCGGATACAAGCAGCTCCTCGAAGTCGAGCGGGGCTGGCGGGACATGAAGCAGATCATCGACCTGCGGCCCGTCTACCACCGGCTCGAGGAACGCATACGCGCACACGTCGTCCTCTGCTGGCTCGCTCTCCTGTTGATCCGCATCATCGAGACCACCGCCGACGCGACCTGGACGACCGTCCGCCGCGAGCTCGACCGGCTCCACCTCGGTACGTTCACCGGCCCGACCGGCCTGTTCCGCCAGGTCACCGCCCTCACCAAGCCCCAGAGGGACCTGCTGGCCAAGCTCGACATCCCCGCACCGAAGCAGATCATCGCGCTCGAACCCGCACCCCGCTGACCAGCACGAACACCAGCGCCTAGAGAAACGCCTCTCAGGCGCCCTCACCCATGTCCGCGCAGGTCAGACCCCAGATTCGTGACTCTAGGACGCTGAATTACGCGGAACGCAGGTCTGTGGGCGGTGCGGAAGAGCCGCAGCCCGTCGGGACGGCAAGAGGTCTGGCATCTCTGCTGACAGCGCGAACACCGCGTCCCGCAGCCGTGTCACAGCGGCGGCCGCACCAAGGAGCCCCACCGTCGACCGCCGCTGGACGCCGTACTGCGCGAGTTGCCCACCCTACGTCCGGTCGCCCACGGTTGGCTTCCCGCCTGTCCTCGCCGACATCGCCGCCGAGCGTCTGCTGCAGATGCGGGTGCCGCGGCGCCGCACTCCCAACCACCTCACGAGCGTGACCCAGGGCCTGGCCGAGGCGAGCCCTACGGTTGCGTACGCCCAAGTGGTACTAACACCGTAACTCTCCTCTCTCGCGGCGGATGAGGGCCGGGCTCAATAGCGTGCAACTCGATGACGAGTTGCATGCCTTGTTGAAACTGCACTCGGACAGGGGCATAGCTGCCCGGGCGGCGTCGTGCGCATTGTCGTCCGTGCTCCGCCTGTGCTGGAGACGGGTCTGTCGGGGATCGAAAATGTAGGTCATGCTACGGACAAGGAACCCGTGGCCGCTGCCAGGCACACGTGACGGTGCACGTGCCACCTGGTGTCCTGTCCGACTCGTACCTGAGGCTGCTCAGCATGGGGCATGCAGGATCTGGCAGGCGGCGTGGAGGTCTCCATCTGCGGGTCCAGTTAGTGTCCTGAGCTCGGGTCGGTTCGTGAGATTGACCAGACAGTCAGGACTCCTGCGCTCAGAACGGTCGGGTGGGCGCCGCTGCCTCAACAGGCCGCTGTCCCGGCATCGGACTTGGATCCAGCCATATCGTTTGATCGTTTGATCGCCTGAACCGGTGACCGTGGCGGTCCGCGACGAGGGCAAGAGGGCCGGTAGCAGGGCCGGCGGCGTACCGGCAAGTGGTTGCTGCGACCGGCGCGCCACCCCCGCGGGGTTGTTATCGGGACATCAACTCCCTTGCCATCAACAGTCGTTGTGTGCTGGGACGGTAAAATCTTCTGACCGATCGGCGACTGCTGACGATTGAGGACAAGACCAGGGGGATGCACATGCAGTGCTTAGGCCACGCGGGCTCGTCCCCGTGGTTGCCAGACGCTCGCTACACGGGCGATGCGTACTGGCTACGACCTCAGCACGTAGGCATTGGTCGTCCGGCCGGCATGTGTGTTGAACCCTGCAAGATCCGGACGCCGATGTTCTGACAGAACTCGGAAGGGTCGTCGTTGTCCACTCAGGTGCCGGTGTCTAATCGCCGGGTCTAGGAAGTCGTCATTGTCTTCTTGGTCTCCGTGGTCGCGGGCTTGATGGGCGGCGGCCTCCTTTGGGCTGCTCTTGGTATGTCGGCGGTGTCGGCGGTCGGTACTGGAGCCGCAGTCTTCGTCGGCGTTTTCGGTCTCTGTTTGACGGCCGTCACTTACATCAAGAAGCAGAG encodes the following:
- a CDS encoding winged helix DNA-binding protein translates to MTRSILEAAVAANQEIFLRTSDRITSILAEHGLTHATAQALWSIDPAEAPPSMKDLADRLHCNAPNLSFVMNQLTSRGLVERSTDPADRRSRVVTLTDDGRRVRSVVIEATLPLSPLARLDADDLLHLVSLLGKALEPASDPA
- a CDS encoding NADH:flavin oxidoreductase/NADH oxidase family protein; the protein is MTALNEPLHLSHGAPLLNRIAKAAMEELLAAPGQLPGDKLFTLYRRWAAGGAGLLITGHVMIDGRAVAQPADVVLEQDTPLEPFQRWAAAGKSAGGRMWMQINHPGRVVPKDLADTTWAPSAVSIGAGRFSSMYPTPQPMSAQEIAETVERFAVTARRAQQAGFDGVEIHAAHGYLLSQFLSPLVNRRDDRWGGNLRNRARLLLDVVSAVRERVGTDFAVGVKLNSADFQRGGFDTGDARDVIKMLADEGADLVELSGGSIESLATAGPGFAADGRTLAREAYFLELAKELVATSPLPLLLTGGIRRRAVAQHVIDSGFAMAGVATALAINPTLPEQWLAGSDAQTHPARSRLRNKMLAAAAVQAVTSRRLARLAAGKSSETPYSPAAALLHETLVRARRRRGYRKWRTAA
- a CDS encoding IS1634 family transposase, translated to MKTTKRENKSGTVRYLHLAHNEWDPVKGRAVPKVLFTFGREDDLDRDAVRRLVASLSRLLEPGEALASTAAGDLEFVSSVPFGGTYVLDHLWRRLRIDRIVGQVGQPKRGRRRDMSMTERVLFSLVANRALAPSSKLAAADWVTHDVHVEGLPAIDDDACYRAMDWLHEVTDDLEKRVFDEVANLLNLEVDLLFFDATSTYFELEEADGPVARDDKGRLLRDGRPPAEEDGESADQAGFRAFGKSKDSRDDLPQIVIGMAVTRDGIPVRVWSWPGNTGDSKLIRQVKDDMRDWILSKIVWVTDRGFSSERNRRYLRQGDNAYIVGEKLRSGSPEVKAALSRQGRYGEIAQNMRVKEVRISDTERFVICHNPEAATRDQHIREQLVSQLTTLIEDTDKLSDFKRGELRGKIAGKPGLNRYLRTTPSGKLRIDTAKIKTEENLDGKYLLRCSDPDLSAEDIALGYKQLLEVERGWRDMKQIIDLRPVYHRLEERIRAHVVLCWLALLLIRIIETTADATWTTVRRELDRLHLGTFTGPTGLFRQVTALTKPQRDLLAKLDIPAPKQIIALEPAPR